The following coding sequences lie in one Metallumcola ferriviriculae genomic window:
- a CDS encoding MBL fold metallo-hydrolase: MRFSTLFSGSSGNAIYIESDESSILVDAGLSGVRIQTALETIGRSASQLDAILVTHEHRDHICGVGVLSRRFDIPVLATKDTWTAMKSTVGKITDKNKICLGPGERKAVQDIGIDFFATSHDAVDPCGYVFSHGHERMGLLTDTGCLHEHMDEALTGCQCLVLEANHDMEMLINGPYPWHLKQRIRGNRGHLSNDAAGEALSRFVTADTCRVVLAHLSAENNLPELAMAAAVGIMEQLGRRSVSVSVAPRYQPLPLAAVGEE; the protein is encoded by the coding sequence ATGCGTTTCAGTACTTTATTCAGCGGCAGCTCCGGTAACGCCATTTACATAGAAAGCGATGAAAGCAGCATACTGGTGGATGCAGGATTGAGCGGAGTTAGAATACAGACAGCATTGGAAACAATCGGTCGCAGTGCTTCTCAGCTGGATGCCATCCTAGTCACCCACGAGCATAGGGACCATATCTGCGGGGTGGGGGTGTTGTCCCGGCGTTTTGATATACCAGTACTTGCAACCAAAGACACCTGGACAGCTATGAAAAGTACCGTGGGAAAGATAACCGATAAAAATAAAATTTGTTTGGGCCCTGGCGAAAGAAAGGCAGTTCAGGACATTGGTATCGATTTCTTTGCTACATCCCATGACGCAGTTGACCCTTGCGGCTATGTATTTAGCCATGGACATGAGAGGATGGGCCTGCTTACCGATACAGGGTGCCTTCATGAGCACATGGATGAGGCACTTACTGGGTGCCAATGTTTGGTACTGGAAGCAAACCACGATATGGAGATGCTGATAAATGGTCCCTATCCGTGGCACCTTAAACAGCGTATTAGAGGGAACCGGGGACACCTATCCAATGATGCTGCCGGGGAAGCGTTGAGTCGCTTTGTAACCGCAGATACCTGTCGGGTGGTACTGGCTCATTTGAGTGCAGAGAATAACCTGCCCGAGCTGGCCATGGCAGCAGCAGTAGGTATTATGGAACAATTGGGTCGCCGGAGTGTTTCCGTCTCGGTTGCGCCGCGCTATCAACCGCTGCCGTTAGCGGCTGTGGGTGAAGAATAG
- a CDS encoding S1C family serine protease gives MMQQFYDDYRPRRFGFLRTIVVAIISAVVGGLVALTFFPYFSSQGALPQPSPGQDNSYLQQPANPPVVVQPGDNPVVTIAETVGPAVVAINNIQENRGGFFSSPHGAVSSGSGVIFDAQKGYIVTNFHVVADANRLIVYLDEERQYEAKLVAGDSRTDLAVIQIDAPDLPEARFGNSAQLKVGETAIAIGNPLGRFARSVTVGVISALDRELIVQSAAGEEVTLQLIQTDAAINPGNSGGALVNTRGELVGINSAKIARQDIEGLGFAIPIDDARPIIKDLISKGYVSRPFIGIFGFSEISEQMSKWYEMPVGIYIGGVVENGPAAKAGMQERDVMVSLDDKKLETTADLYDFLNNHSPGDKVTAAVIRNGKKIKVEVTLGEMPR, from the coding sequence ATGATGCAACAGTTCTATGACGATTACAGGCCTCGGCGTTTTGGCTTTCTTCGTACTATCGTGGTAGCAATAATCAGCGCAGTTGTGGGCGGGTTGGTGGCGTTGACTTTTTTTCCATATTTCAGTTCCCAAGGTGCACTGCCCCAGCCGTCGCCAGGACAGGATAATAGTTATCTTCAGCAGCCCGCCAATCCGCCAGTGGTCGTTCAACCCGGTGATAACCCGGTAGTCACTATCGCAGAGACGGTAGGCCCGGCAGTGGTTGCCATTAATAATATTCAGGAAAACCGCGGTGGTTTCTTTTCCAGTCCCCACGGGGCAGTTTCCTCGGGTTCCGGCGTGATATTTGATGCCCAAAAAGGGTATATCGTTACTAATTTCCACGTGGTCGCTGATGCGAATCGCTTGATAGTCTATCTTGATGAAGAGCGTCAGTATGAGGCAAAGCTTGTGGCCGGAGACAGCCGTACCGACTTGGCCGTTATTCAAATTGATGCACCTGACCTTCCCGAAGCAAGGTTTGGTAATTCCGCGCAGCTTAAAGTAGGCGAAACTGCCATCGCTATCGGTAACCCTCTGGGACGTTTTGCCCGTTCGGTCACGGTAGGTGTCATCAGTGCTCTAGATCGTGAGCTTATAGTACAATCTGCTGCGGGTGAAGAAGTAACCCTGCAATTAATACAGACCGACGCAGCCATTAACCCTGGTAATAGCGGCGGTGCCTTGGTGAATACCAGGGGAGAGCTGGTGGGAATTAACAGCGCGAAGATTGCCCGACAGGATATTGAGGGCTTAGGTTTTGCCATCCCCATCGACGACGCTCGGCCGATAATAAAGGATCTAATAAGCAAAGGATACGTCAGCAGACCCTTTATCGGTATTTTTGGCTTCAGTGAAATATCGGAACAGATGTCCAAGTGGTATGAAATGCCTGTAGGGATATACATAGGCGGTGTAGTGGAAAATGGCCCGGCGGCTAAAGCAGGCATGCAGGAGCGGGATGTAATGGTTTCCTTGGACGATAAAAAATTGGAGACCACGGCAGATCTATATGACTTCTTGAATAATCATTCCCCGGGGGATAAGGTGACTGCTGCTGTTATCCGTAACGGGAAAAAAATAAAAGTAGAAGTAACTCTGGGCGAGATGCCGAGATAA
- a CDS encoding CxxH/CxxC protein has product MYVTCIEHLDRAVDEFVEVYESPPDIYFLEKVTFTDWISPHTCDFCDHTPKYLIV; this is encoded by the coding sequence ATGTATGTAACGTGTATTGAACACCTTGACCGGGCTGTGGACGAGTTTGTGGAGGTCTATGAAAGCCCGCCGGATATTTATTTTTTGGAAAAAGTCACATTCACCGATTGGATCAGCCCCCATACCTGTGATTTTTGTGACCATACGCCAAAGTATTTGATAGTATAA
- the rlmH gene encoding 23S rRNA (pseudouridine(1915)-N(3))-methyltransferase RlmH translates to MRVTIIAVGKLKEKYLVNGCKEYLKRLGRYGNFTVVELTDEPCPANASAAEEEQVRHKEGNKILASLPKDSQVIALDVTGDKTDSPGLARRIENLALRGNSHLTFIIGGSLGLSAKVIDRSHWRLSFSDFTFPHQLMRLILLEQLYRSFKINRGETYHK, encoded by the coding sequence ATGCGCGTCACAATAATTGCAGTAGGAAAGCTGAAGGAAAAATATCTGGTGAATGGGTGTAAAGAATATCTAAAACGTTTAGGCAGGTATGGTAATTTCACCGTGGTGGAGCTTACCGATGAACCCTGCCCGGCCAATGCCTCGGCAGCGGAAGAAGAACAGGTGCGCCACAAGGAAGGAAACAAGATACTGGCTTCCCTTCCCAAAGACAGCCAGGTCATCGCCTTAGATGTGACCGGGGATAAGACAGACTCGCCAGGCCTTGCCCGGCGAATAGAGAACCTAGCCCTCCGCGGTAACAGTCACCTAACATTTATCATCGGCGGCAGCCTAGGCCTAAGTGCTAAAGTAATAGACAGGTCCCACTGGCGCCTGTCCTTTTCTGATTTTACCTTCCCCCACCAACTCATGCGGCTGATATTATTAGAACAGTTGTATCGGAGTTTTAAGATTAATAGGGGGGAAACGTACCATAAGTAA
- a CDS encoding TIGR04255 family protein, with the protein MIKKYNNAPITEALCEFSFASQQDWDWTIPGLIYERIKVDYPKKKQVQQHTVELNINEDGMKNPSPVEIGISKMQFFKEDESSLVQIAPNVLVINQLKPYPGWKVFKEQIDKMLSLYESVASPEGINKIGVRYINNFSFDEDITISEYFNIKPSYPLSRESKSFLMRNDLLYEECKSVLNLIMAKKPDDKSIILDFNFTTDQMNLDNATQWIEEAHYNIEEAFEACLTSNLREIIE; encoded by the coding sequence ATGATTAAGAAATATAATAATGCGCCTATAACAGAGGCATTATGCGAGTTCTCCTTTGCTTCACAACAAGATTGGGACTGGACTATTCCTGGCCTAATTTATGAGAGAATTAAAGTAGATTACCCTAAAAAGAAGCAAGTTCAACAGCATACGGTTGAATTGAATATTAATGAAGACGGGATGAAAAACCCTAGCCCTGTTGAAATTGGGATTTCGAAGATGCAGTTCTTTAAAGAGGATGAAAGTTCTTTAGTACAGATTGCACCTAATGTTTTGGTAATAAACCAACTAAAGCCTTATCCAGGATGGAAAGTTTTTAAAGAGCAAATCGATAAGATGTTGTCATTGTATGAAAGCGTTGCTAGTCCGGAGGGGATAAATAAAATAGGGGTGCGATATATTAATAATTTTTCTTTTGATGAGGATATTACCATTTCTGAATACTTTAATATAAAACCAAGTTATCCATTATCAAGAGAAAGCAAATCATTTTTAATGCGAAATGACTTGCTTTACGAAGAGTGTAAATCTGTTTTGAATTTAATTATGGCTAAGAAACCAGATGATAAATCTATTATTTTAGATTTTAATTTTACAACAGATCAAATGAATTTAGATAATGCTACCCAATGGATTGAGGAGGCACATTATAATATTGAGGAAGCTTTTGAAGCCTGCTTAACAAGTAATTTAAGGGAAATCATTGAGTAA